The following proteins are co-located in the Heteronotia binoei isolate CCM8104 ecotype False Entrance Well chromosome 21, APGP_CSIRO_Hbin_v1, whole genome shotgun sequence genome:
- the LOC132589777 gene encoding olfactory receptor 8U3-like isoform X1 has product MANTSFTRLKEFILMGITDRSELQVPLFIVFLIVYIMTLVGNFGMITLIRTDSRFHTPMYYFLSHLSFLDACYSSVVSPKMLANFLAVKKVILFPSCAAQLFFYTLFAATECYLLAAMAYDRYVAICNPLLYMTVMSHRVCVQLVAGSYVVGLVNAMAETASIFQLSFCGPNIINHFFCDIPPMVRLSCSSTYISEVIIFILATTIILVSTLIILMSYFYIVTAIIQINSATGRFKAFSTCASHLTAVTMFHGTLLFMYMRPKSQYSTDQDKMASIFYTLMIPMLNPLIYSLRNTEVKNALKRSLEKKNIS; this is encoded by the exons ATGGCTAATACCTCTTTCACAC GTCTGAAGGAGTTTATACTGATGGGAATCACTGACCGGTCAGAGCTCCAAGTCCCTCTCTTCATTGTGTTCCTTATTGTTTACATTATGACCTTAGTGGGGAATTTTGGAATGATTACATTAATCAGAACTGATTCCCGATTTCACACACCCATGTACTACTTCCTCAGTCACTTGTCTTTCTTGGATGCCTGCTATTCCTCTGTAGTATCCCCTAAAATGCTTGCAAATTTTTTAGCGGTAAAAAAGGTAATTTTGTTTCCATCCTGTGCAGCACAATTGTTTTTCTATACATTATTTGCAGCTACTGAGTGCTATCTCTTGGCTGCAATGGCATATGACCGCTATGTGGCTATCTGCAACcctctgctctatatgacagtcaTGTCCCACAGAGTCTGTGTCCAGCTGGTAGCAGGGTCCTATGTTGTTGGCTTGGTGAATGCAATGGCAGAAACAGCAAGTATTTTCCAGCTGTCATTTTGTGGGCCAAATATAATTAACCATTTTTTCTGTGATATTCCTCCAATGGTCAGACTCTCCTGCTCAAGTACTTACATCAGTGAAGTAATAATATTCATTTTAGCTACCACAATCATCCTTGTCTCGACCTTAATAATTCTTATGTCCTACTTCTATATTGTCACTGCCATCATACAAATCAATTCTGCCACAGGGAGGTTCAAAGCTTTCTCAACTTGTGCCTCCCACCTCACAGCAGTCACTATGTTTCATGGAACACTCCTCTTCATGTATATGCGACCTAAATCCCAGTACTCCACGGACCAAGACAAAATGGCCTCTATATTCTACACGTTGATGATTCCCATGCTGAACCCCTTGATCTACAGTTTGAGGAATACAGAGGTGAAAAATGCACTGAAGAGgtcactggagaaaaaaaatatttcctaA
- the LOC132589777 gene encoding olfactory receptor 5AR1-like isoform X2, which translates to MFILMGITDRSELQVPLFIVFLIVYIMTLVGNFGMITLIRTDSRFHTPMYYFLSHLSFLDACYSSVVSPKMLANFLAVKKVILFPSCAAQLFFYTLFAATECYLLAAMAYDRYVAICNPLLYMTVMSHRVCVQLVAGSYVVGLVNAMAETASIFQLSFCGPNIINHFFCDIPPMVRLSCSSTYISEVIIFILATTIILVSTLIILMSYFYIVTAIIQINSATGRFKAFSTCASHLTAVTMFHGTLLFMYMRPKSQYSTDQDKMASIFYTLMIPMLNPLIYSLRNTEVKNALKRSLEKKNIS; encoded by the exons ATG TTTATACTGATGGGAATCACTGACCGGTCAGAGCTCCAAGTCCCTCTCTTCATTGTGTTCCTTATTGTTTACATTATGACCTTAGTGGGGAATTTTGGAATGATTACATTAATCAGAACTGATTCCCGATTTCACACACCCATGTACTACTTCCTCAGTCACTTGTCTTTCTTGGATGCCTGCTATTCCTCTGTAGTATCCCCTAAAATGCTTGCAAATTTTTTAGCGGTAAAAAAGGTAATTTTGTTTCCATCCTGTGCAGCACAATTGTTTTTCTATACATTATTTGCAGCTACTGAGTGCTATCTCTTGGCTGCAATGGCATATGACCGCTATGTGGCTATCTGCAACcctctgctctatatgacagtcaTGTCCCACAGAGTCTGTGTCCAGCTGGTAGCAGGGTCCTATGTTGTTGGCTTGGTGAATGCAATGGCAGAAACAGCAAGTATTTTCCAGCTGTCATTTTGTGGGCCAAATATAATTAACCATTTTTTCTGTGATATTCCTCCAATGGTCAGACTCTCCTGCTCAAGTACTTACATCAGTGAAGTAATAATATTCATTTTAGCTACCACAATCATCCTTGTCTCGACCTTAATAATTCTTATGTCCTACTTCTATATTGTCACTGCCATCATACAAATCAATTCTGCCACAGGGAGGTTCAAAGCTTTCTCAACTTGTGCCTCCCACCTCACAGCAGTCACTATGTTTCATGGAACACTCCTCTTCATGTATATGCGACCTAAATCCCAGTACTCCACGGACCAAGACAAAATGGCCTCTATATTCTACACGTTGATGATTCCCATGCTGAACCCCTTGATCTACAGTTTGAGGAATACAGAGGTGAAAAATGCACTGAAGAGgtcactggagaaaaaaaatatttcctaA
- the LOC132588957 gene encoding olfactory receptor 5V1-like — translation MDTANISVVKNFYFTEMSDLLEVRISFFVIILLIYLTTLAGNGAILMAIWTDVRLQTPMYFFLSNLSLLDVLCPTVTVPKMLHIFLSEDKTISFAGCAVQLFFLIDMVGTEIFLLAVMAYDRYVAICSPLQYATIMSKQLSGKLAAGTWVTGIINSLVHTSLAFTLSFCGPNKIDQYYCDIPPVLALSCSSIYLPELVLLLVAGILGGSAFLITVISYIYIISTILRKPSTEGRQKVFSTCGSHLTVVCLFYGTTMFTYGRPTSAYSPNHDRIVSMLYGIITPMLNPIIYSLRNKDVKRALVKMLTLKRFS, via the coding sequence ATGGACACAGCCAATATATCAGTAGTGAAAAACTTCTACTTTACAGAAATGTCTGATCTCCTAGAAGTACGGATTTCATTCTTTGTAATTATTCTGCTGATCTATTTGACTACTTTAGCTGGAAATGGTGCTATCCTCATGGCAATATGGACAGATGTTCGCCTCCAGACTCCCATGTACTTCTTCCTCAGTAATTTATCTTTGCTGGATGTTCTTTGTCCAACTGTCACAGTACCAAAAATGCTGCACATTTTCTTGTCAGAGGACAAGACTATCTCATTTGCTGGCTGTGCAGTGCAGCTATTCTTTCTCATAGATATGGTGGGCACTGAAATTTTTCTGCTAGCAGTGATGGCATATGACCGCTATGTTGCCATATGTAGTCCTTTGCAGTATGCAACGATCATGAGTAAACAATTGAGTGGTAAGCTGGCTGCTGGAACCTGGGTAACTGGCATTATCAACTCCTTGGTTCATACTTCCTTAGCCTTCACACTATCTTTTTGTGGGCCCAATAAAATTGACCAGTACTACTGTGATATTCCTCCAGTGCTTGCCCTTTCTTGCTCTTCTATATACCTCCCTGAACTAGTCCTTCTCCTTGTGGCTGGTATCTTAGGTGGCAGTGCATTTCTGATCACGGTGATTTCTTATATCTATATAATTTCTACTATTTTGCGTAAGCCATCCACAGAGGGCAGACAGAAAGTGTTTTCCACTTGTGGGTCCCACTTGACTGTAGTTTGTTTATTCTATGGAACCACGATGTTCACCTATGGACGACCAACTTCAGCCTATTCACCCAATCATGATAGGATTGTTTCCATGCTCTATGGGATCATCACTCCCATGTTAAATCCAATTATTTATAGTTTGAGGAATAAGGATGTTAAAAGGGCCTTAGTTAAAATGCTCACCCTGAAAAGATTTTCCTAG